Sequence from the Gemmatimonas sp. genome:
AGTTCCTGCGCACCATTTCGTGGAACTTCGTGGCGTCCGGGCTCATCTTCACCTGCAGTGGGCTGTTTCAGGCGCTGGGGAACACCGTGCCGTCACTCATCAGCAGCACATCGCGGCTCATCACCTTTGCCGTGCCGGCGCTGCTGCTGGCCCAGCGTCCGGGCTTTCGCCTGCGTCACGTCTGGGTGTTGAGTGTGGTAACCATGACCGTGCAGGCGGGGTTCACGCTCTGGCTGCTCAATGGCGAGATGCGGCGCCGCAACAGAGTTGCCGTGGGCTGATCCGCGCCACAGGTTGGAGGCACTCCCCCCTTCATGCCCACACATCCGCGTCCATGATTCGCAGCATCGTCGCCGTGGTGTCCGGCTTCGCGCTCATCGCCCTGTTGAGCATCGGCACCGATCTCGCGCTCATGACAGCCATGCCGTCGCTCTACGAGGCCGATGGCAGTACCACCAGCACCACGGTGCTGCTGCTCTCCATCGGGTACGTGGGGCTCTATGCCACGCTCGGCTGCTACCTGTGCGCTCGCCTGGCGCCCCACCGGCCCATGCAACATGCGCTGGTGCTGGGCGCGCTGGGACTCCTCTTCAACGTGGCGGGCACCGTGGCACGCTGGGACATGGCGCCCGCGTGGTTCCATCTCGTGTCCCTGACGCTCGTCATGGTGTGGGCGTGGCTGGGTGGGCGCATGCGCACGCGCGAGGTGGCGCTCATGCCCTCGCGGCCGATCACGCTGTGAGTCCCTCCTTCCCGCGCGTGTGTCTTCGCGCCGCGGCGGGCGCCGTTGCGAGCGCGCTGCTGCTGGCTGCCTGCGGCAAGACGAAGGACCTCGCGCCGTCCGACGTGGTGGTGCAGTTCTATGTGACGCTCGAGCTGAGCGGCGTGCGTGATCTGCCCGAACCACGCGCCATGCCGCCACTTGAACCGTACCTGACCCCCGAGTTGTACCGTGGGCTGCAGCGCGCCAGACACCAGCGCGACTCGGCTGCGGCGGCATCCCCCAGCGAGAAGCCCCCGTTCGCCGAGGGCAACCTGTTCAGCAGTCTCTTCGAGGGGCATTCCACGTATGTCGTGCAGAAGACCGCCGGGCGCGGCGACACGATGACCGTGCCCGTGGCGTTCTCCAACACCGACCAGAAGCCGGCCGTACAATGGACGGACACGCTGGTGGTGGTGAACACCGCCATAGGCGCCACCGAACCCCGCTGGCGCATTGCCGACGTGCGCTACGGCGGCAACTGGGAGTTCGGCTACCGCGGGTCATTGCTGCAGCTTCTCGGTACGCCCTAGGTCTCTCCTGCACTGCGCCTCGGTGCGCTTCCCTTCGCCCTCCCTCTCATGACTCGCCGACGTCGCACCTTCGCGCTGCTCGCCGCCACGTTCGGCGCATTGCCGGCAGTGGAACCGCTGTCGGCCCAGGTCCGCGTTCTCCCCAATCCTCCGGTCGTGGTGGACAGTGCGGACCCGGTGGCCCTCCTCGTGGCGCGGCTCGACCTGGAGAAGTACAAGGGCACCATCAAGGGGCTCACGCAGTTCGGTGATCGCCGTCAGGGCACCAAGCGCAACCGTGATGCGGTGGACTGGATCGAAGCCCAGCTCAAGAGCTACGGCTGCGCCAACGTCGAGCGCATCACCTACGAATACAATCCGCCTGCCTTCGCCGAGCGTCCCGCCAACGCGCCGGCAGCGGGGGCGGGCGCCGCGCCGCGCCCCGTATCCACGCAGGCCTCGGGTGGTGGTCGGGCCCGTGGCGTGCGCACGCGCGCCGGTGTGAACAACGATTCACTGGCGCAGCCGGATGCGCGGCTGCGGGCCCTCAATGCCGAGCCGAGTGTGAACGGCATGCGGCAGGAGGTGTACTGCACGAAGGTGGGGACCACGCGCCCCGACGAGATGTACATCATTGGCGGGCACATGGACGGCATCGGCTGGGGTGAGGCCGCCAACGATGATGCCTCGGGCTCGGCCATCGTGATGGAGCTGGCGCGCATCTTCTCCGACCCGGCGGTGCAGACGGAGCGGTCCATTCGCTTTGCGCTGTGGAACAACGAGGAGACGGGGCTGCAGGGCGCGCGCGCCTACATCGAGCAGCGCGCGAAGCTTCAGGGGATCGAGGAACCGCGTGGCTCGGGGAAGTACCCGGAGCCCAAGTGGCTGGGGATGATCCAGCACGACATGATGATGTTCGATCATGGCATGCCCAATCCCGACGGCACCATGCGCAAGGAGCAGCGCCCGGAGGCCGACGTGAACATCGAGTTCCAGATCAACTCCAAGCAGGCCGACGCGTCGATGAAGCTCGCGTTCGTGCTGCATCAGGCCAACAGCAAGTACGCCACCGACTATCCGGCGCAGGTGGGGCCGCACATGACCAACACCGACTCGGGGCCGTTCCAGGATCTCATCCCGGCCGTGAGCCTGCGCGAGAATGAGCGCGGCACCCAAGTGGGCAGCGGGTGGGACCCGCACTGGCACCAGCCCACGGACCTGTTCAAGACCTTCAGCGACGCGGATTTCCGGCTGGGGCTGAACGCCGCGCAGACCACACTGGGCGCGGTGGGGAAGCTGGTGGGGGCGACGCTCAAGCGGTAACGCCGGGCTGACGCGGGCAGCGCCGCCGACACCGTCTGGCCTCGTCCCAGGCTTCTCACATCGTTGGCGCCGAAGGACAGCTGAACCGGTTGGCGAAGCCGCTTGGGTGATCGAGACATGACGCATGTGCCGTATGCATGCACGCGTCGTGCGCTAGACTATAGCGCGTGAACTTCTCGTCCCGATTCATCATGCGCCCTCGACTCCGCACCCGCCTCACGACGCTCGCCGTAGCGACCGCGATCTTCGGCATCGGCCTCGACCTCCCGGCGCAGTCCGCCAGCCCTGCAGGCCCGCACCCCATCCGCCGCGAGTTCCGCGGCGCGTGGGTCGCCTCGGTGGCCAACATCGACTGGCCCAGCAAGCCGGGGCTCAGCGCGTGGCAGCAGCAGGCCGAGCTCATTGCCATTCTCGACCGCGCGCGCGACCTGCGACTCAACGCCATCCTGCTGCAGGTGCGCCCCGCCGGTGATGCGCTCTATGCATCGACGCTGGAGCCCTGGTCCGCGTACCTCACCGGGGTGGAGGGGCGCCCCCCCGAGCCCTACTACGACCCGCTGGCGTTCGCGGTGAAGGAAGCGCATGCGCGCGGGCTCGAATTGCACGCCTGGTTCAATCCCTATCGGGCGCGTCATCCCAGTGCCACCGGCCCGCATGCCCGCACGCACCTGTCGGTGACCCACCCGCACTGGGTGCGGCGCTACGGCAAGTACGAGTGGATGGATCCCGGCGAGCCCGGTGTGCTGGCGCACTCCGTGAAGGTCGCACTCGATGTGGTGAAGCGGTACGACGTGGACGGCATTCACGTGGACGACTACTTCTACCCCTACCCGGAGACCGACAGCACGAAGGCCGAGGTGCCGTTCCCGGATAGCACCTCGTACGCGCGCTATCGCGCGAAGGGTGGTGCCCTCGGCCTCTCCGACTGGCGCCGGTGGAACGTGGATCGCTATGTCGAGCGGGTGTATGTCGGCACCAAGCGCCTCAAGCCGTGGGTGAAGGTGGGGATCAGCCCGTTCGGCATCTGGCGCCCCGGCTATCCGGCCAGCATCCAGGGCTTCGACAGCTACGAGAAGCTCGCCGGCGATTCACGCAAATGGCTGCGTGAGGGGTGGGTGGACTACTTCACGCCGCAGCTGTACTGGCCGATCGCGCGCACGGCGCAGAGTTATCCGGTGCTGCTCGACTGGTGGATTGGCGAGAACGTGAAGGGGCGCCACATGTGGCCGGGGCACAACTCCAGCCGCGCCGCGGCGGGGAGCGCGGAGTGGGGCCCCGATGAACTCAACAACCAGGTGCGCGCCACCCGCGCCACCACGGGCACGGGGCAGGGCGCCACCGGCGACATCTTCTTCAGCATGCGCTCGCTCATGCCGGTGCAGGGTGCTGCGCGCTCGCCCCAGTCGGTGGGGGTCGCCACGCAGCCGCCACCGCCGGCGCAGGCCGAGGCGCTGGCAGACAAACTGGTGGCGGAGCTGTACGGCGAGCCGGCGCTCATTCCCGCGTCGCCGTGGCTCGGTACGCAGCGGCCAGCGCGCCCCGTCGCGCGCGTGGAGCGCGACGCCGCCTCCGGTGACGAGGTGGTGCGGGTGATGTCGGCGTTGGGCGTGCGCTGGATCACGGTGCAGGTGCGACGCGGTGACACCTGGCGCAGCTGGGTACTTCCTGCTGCGCAGCGGTCGCTCGTCATTGGCGACGCCGACAGCGCCCCGGCCGATGACGTGGTGGTGCGCGCGGTGCACCGCAACGGGCGTGAAAGCCTGCCGCTGCAGCTGCGCGGGGCGCACCGCTGATGGCCCTGCTGTCCATGCAGGAGGTGCGCGTAGCCTTTGGCGGACCGCCGGTGCTCGATGGGGCCAACTTCGCCATCGAACGTGGTGAGCGGGTGTGTGTGCTGGGGCGCAACGGAGCCGGAAAGAGCACGCTCATGCAGGTACTCGACGGCACGCTGCGCCCCGACGATGGCCTTGTGGTACGTCAGGGGGGCGTGTCGGTGGCGCGACTCGAGCAGGCGGTCCCGCGCACCCTCACGGGTGCGATGTTCGACGTGGTGGCGTCCGGACTCGGGGAGTCGGGCGAACTGCTCGCCCGCTATCACGCGGCCTCGCTGCGCGTGGCCACCGATCACTCCGAGAAGGCGCTGCAGGAACTCGACCGGTTGCACCGGCAGGTGGACGTGGCCAACGCCTGGCAGCTGCATCGGCGTGTGGAAACGGCACTGCAGCACCTCGGCCTCGATCCGGAGGCGCGCATCGAGCAGGCGAGTGGCGGACGCACACGTCAGGCGTTGCTCGCCCGCGCGCTGGTGAATGCGCCCGACGTGCTGCTGCTCGACGAACCCACCAACCATCTCGATATCGATGCCATCGAGTGGATGGAGCAGTTCCTCATCGACGAGGGGATCACGCTGGTGTTCGTGACCCACGACCGCGCCTTCCTGCGCCGCGTGGCCACGCGCATCGTCGAACTCGATCGTGGCCGCCTCGCCGACTACGGCACCACCTACGACAGCTACCTCGAGCGCAAGGAGCAGATGCTCCACGCCGAGGCAAAGGAGTGGGAAGACTTCGACCGTCGTCTGGCCATCGAGGAGACGTGGATTCGCACCGGCATTCAGGCGCGCCGCACGCGTAACGAAGGGCGCGTGCGACAGCTCGAGGCGATGCGCGTGGAGCGGTCGCAGCGCCGCGAGCGGGTGGGCACCACGCGCGCGCAGATCCAGGAGGCCGAGCGGTCGGGACGGCTGGTGCTGGAAACTCAGGGGCTCACCTTCGCCCACGGTGATCGCCCCATCGTGCGCGATCTTACCACCACGATCATGCGCGGGGATCGGGTAGGGCTCGTGGGGCCGAACGGCTCGGGCAAGACCACGCTGCTCAAGCTGTTGCTCAAGGCGCTGGAGCCGCAGGCGGGGTCGGTGCGTCACGGTACCAACCTCGAGATCGCGTACTTCGATCAGCTGCGCGAGCAGCTCGACCCCGAAAAGAGCGTGATCGAGGCGGTGGGCGACGGCACCGATTGGGTGCAGGTGGGCGGGCAGCGCCGCCACATCCACGGCTATCTCTCCGACTTCCTCTTTTCCGCCGATCGCGCCCGTACCCCCATTCGTGCGCTCAGCGGCGGTGAACGCAACCGGGTGCTGCTCGCGCGGCTCTTTACCCGGCAGTTCAACGTGCTGGTGCTCGACGAACCCACCAACGACCTCGATATGGAGACGCTCGACGTGCTCGAGCAGCTTTTGGTCGAGTTCAGCGGCACGTTGCTGCTGGTGTCGCACGATCGCGCGTTTCTCGATGCGGTGGTGACGAGCACGCTGGTCTTCGAGGGGCAGGGTGGCGTGAAGGAGTACGCCGGTGGTTACGCCGACTGGGTTCGTCAGCGCCCGGCGCCGGTGCACGCGGCGGTGGCGCCGAGGCCCGTGGCGACCGCCGCGGCGAAGCCCGACAAGCCGAAGAAGCGCAAGCTGACGTTCAAGGAAGGGAAGGAACTCGAGGCGCTTCCCGACCGCATTGCGTTACTGGAGGGAGATCGCGACGCGGCGTTGGCCCTGCTGGCCGACCCGAGTGTCCTGCGCGACGGCCAGCGGGTGCTGGAGATCCATGCCACGCTGGCGAAGCTCGAGGACGACCTGCTGGCTGCGATGACCCGCTGGGAGGCGCTGGAGACGATCGCCTCGGAGTAGAGGGCCACGAGGGTGGTGTGCGCGGTGCACGGGACGTAAGGTAGGGCGGATTCGCGACCGCCCTGCCACTCGCCATTGGAGTCTCCCCTCGTGTCCAATCGTCCGCTGTCGTCCGCTCTCTTCGCGTGCGGTCTCGTGCTTCCTGCGGTGCTCACGGCGCAGGGACCGGGCATTCCCCCCACCACGCGACAGCAGTTTCCGGCCGACGCCAAGGCCAGCGTGCCGGTGGTCTCGCAGCTCATGCGCAGCACCACGAGTGAACTCGCCGATGTCGTGACGCGCTTTGCCGCCGATCAGGCGGCGCTGCAGCGTCGCTACGATGGCAACGATTCGCCCGTGCAGCGCCGTCGCCTGCGGGCCTTCTTCACGGCGTGGCGGGAGCAGCTGGCCGCTCACGACTTCGAGCGGTTGTCGCAGGAGGGCAAGGTGGATTACGTGCTGCTCGACAACCACCTGCGCTACCAGCTCGATCTCATGACGCGCGAGGAGCGTCAGCTGGCGGAAGTCACCCCACTGCTGCCCTTCGCCGACACGCTGCTGGCCCTGCACGAAGCCCGGCGTGACCTGCTCTCCATCAACGGGCAGCAGGCGGCGCGCACGCTCGCCACGGTCACGCTGCAGGTGGACAGCCTGCGCCAGTTGCTGGAGCCATCGCCGCCGCGCGCCTCGGGTGACAGTGCGCGGGCCTCGCGAGCCGCCGCTCCCCGGGTGTCGCGCACCGCCGGCAACCGGGCGGCCGAGCGCCTCGACCGGATTCGCGCCACGGTGGGGCAATGGTACCGCTTCTACAGCGGCTACGACCCCATGTTCACCTGGTGGGCCGCCAACCCGTACCAGAAGCTCGACGAGGCCATGCGACGGTACGCGCAAACCATCCGGCAGCGGGTGGTGGGCATTCAGGGCGCCACCGCGGCACCCGCCGTGGCCGCTGCGGCGCCTGCTCCGGGCGGCGGTGCTGGCGCGGCGCCGACGCCACCACGCAATGCGGCCGCCGCCAATGAGCCCATCATTGGCGACCCCATTGGGGCCGACGGGTTGGCCATGGATCTGCGGCACGCCATGGTGCCGTACACCGCCGACGAACTCATCGCCATTGCCGAACGCGAGTACGCCTTCAACGAGAACGAGGCGAAGAAAGCCGCCCGGCAGATGGGCTTCGGCGACGACTGGAAGGCGGCCATGGAGAAGGTGAAGAACGCCTATGTGGAACCGGGGCGGCAACCCGATCTCATTCGCGATCTCGCCAACGAAGCCGAGGCGTTCTTCGGCCGGCACGACTGGGTCACCATTCCGGCGCTCGCCCGTGAAGACTGGCGCATGGAGATGCTCTCCCCCGAGCGGCAGCGGGTGAGTCCGTTCTTCCTGGGCGGGGAGAACATTCTCGTGTCGTATCCCACGAACGACATGACCGACGAAGAGAAGATGATGAGCATGCGCGGCAACAATCCGCACTTTTCGCGCGCCACGGTCTTTCACGAACTCAACCCCGGCCATCACCTCCAGGGGTTCATGACGGCGCGGTACAACCCGCACCGTCGGCTCTTCAACACGCCCTTCTGGAACGAGGGGATGGCGCTCTACTGGGAGTTCTTCCTCTGGGATCATGACTTTCATGTGCGCCCCGAAGACCGGTTGGGCGCGCTGGCGTGGCGCATGCACCGCAGTGCGCG
This genomic interval carries:
- a CDS encoding M20/M25/M40 family metallo-hydrolase, whose product is MTRRRRTFALLAATFGALPAVEPLSAQVRVLPNPPVVVDSADPVALLVARLDLEKYKGTIKGLTQFGDRRQGTKRNRDAVDWIEAQLKSYGCANVERITYEYNPPAFAERPANAPAAGAGAAPRPVSTQASGGGRARGVRTRAGVNNDSLAQPDARLRALNAEPSVNGMRQEVYCTKVGTTRPDEMYIIGGHMDGIGWGEAANDDASGSAIVMELARIFSDPAVQTERSIRFALWNNEETGLQGARAYIEQRAKLQGIEEPRGSGKYPEPKWLGMIQHDMMMFDHGMPNPDGTMRKEQRPEADVNIEFQINSKQADASMKLAFVLHQANSKYATDYPAQVGPHMTNTDSGPFQDLIPAVSLRENERGTQVGSGWDPHWHQPTDLFKTFSDADFRLGLNAAQTTLGAVGKLVGATLKR
- a CDS encoding family 10 glycosylhydrolase, which gives rise to MRPRLRTRLTTLAVATAIFGIGLDLPAQSASPAGPHPIRREFRGAWVASVANIDWPSKPGLSAWQQQAELIAILDRARDLRLNAILLQVRPAGDALYASTLEPWSAYLTGVEGRPPEPYYDPLAFAVKEAHARGLELHAWFNPYRARHPSATGPHARTHLSVTHPHWVRRYGKYEWMDPGEPGVLAHSVKVALDVVKRYDVDGIHVDDYFYPYPETDSTKAEVPFPDSTSYARYRAKGGALGLSDWRRWNVDRYVERVYVGTKRLKPWVKVGISPFGIWRPGYPASIQGFDSYEKLAGDSRKWLREGWVDYFTPQLYWPIARTAQSYPVLLDWWIGENVKGRHMWPGHNSSRAAAGSAEWGPDELNNQVRATRATTGTGQGATGDIFFSMRSLMPVQGAARSPQSVGVATQPPPPAQAEALADKLVAELYGEPALIPASPWLGTQRPARPVARVERDAASGDEVVRVMSALGVRWITVQVRRGDTWRSWVLPAAQRSLVIGDADSAPADDVVVRAVHRNGRESLPLQLRGAHR
- a CDS encoding ATP-binding cassette domain-containing protein yields the protein MALLSMQEVRVAFGGPPVLDGANFAIERGERVCVLGRNGAGKSTLMQVLDGTLRPDDGLVVRQGGVSVARLEQAVPRTLTGAMFDVVASGLGESGELLARYHAASLRVATDHSEKALQELDRLHRQVDVANAWQLHRRVETALQHLGLDPEARIEQASGGRTRQALLARALVNAPDVLLLDEPTNHLDIDAIEWMEQFLIDEGITLVFVTHDRAFLRRVATRIVELDRGRLADYGTTYDSYLERKEQMLHAEAKEWEDFDRRLAIEETWIRTGIQARRTRNEGRVRQLEAMRVERSQRRERVGTTRAQIQEAERSGRLVLETQGLTFAHGDRPIVRDLTTTIMRGDRVGLVGPNGSGKTTLLKLLLKALEPQAGSVRHGTNLEIAYFDQLREQLDPEKSVIEAVGDGTDWVQVGGQRRHIHGYLSDFLFSADRARTPIRALSGGERNRVLLARLFTRQFNVLVLDEPTNDLDMETLDVLEQLLVEFSGTLLLVSHDRAFLDAVVTSTLVFEGQGGVKEYAGGYADWVRQRPAPVHAAVAPRPVATAAAKPDKPKKRKLTFKEGKELEALPDRIALLEGDRDAALALLADPSVLRDGQRVLEIHATLAKLEDDLLAAMTRWEALETIASE
- a CDS encoding DUF885 family protein yields the protein MSNRPLSSALFACGLVLPAVLTAQGPGIPPTTRQQFPADAKASVPVVSQLMRSTTSELADVVTRFAADQAALQRRYDGNDSPVQRRRLRAFFTAWREQLAAHDFERLSQEGKVDYVLLDNHLRYQLDLMTREERQLAEVTPLLPFADTLLALHEARRDLLSINGQQAARTLATVTLQVDSLRQLLEPSPPRASGDSARASRAAAPRVSRTAGNRAAERLDRIRATVGQWYRFYSGYDPMFTWWAANPYQKLDEAMRRYAQTIRQRVVGIQGATAAPAVAAAAPAPGGGAGAAPTPPRNAAAANEPIIGDPIGADGLAMDLRHAMVPYTADELIAIAEREYAFNENEAKKAARQMGFGDDWKAAMEKVKNAYVEPGRQPDLIRDLANEAEAFFGRHDWVTIPALAREDWRMEMLSPERQRVSPFFLGGENILVSYPTNDMTDEEKMMSMRGNNPHFSRATVFHELNPGHHLQGFMTARYNPHRRLFNTPFWNEGMALYWEFFLWDHDFHVRPEDRLGALAWRMHRSARIVFSLSFHLGKMTPEQCIEYLVDKVPFERANSEAEVRRSFNGSYSPIYQAAYMLGGLQLRALYKELVMSGRMKDREFHDALYRGGPMPIAMVRARVAGTPLARDGAAPWRFAEQLPPHRPFPVR